A genomic segment from Acyrthosiphon pisum isolate AL4f chromosome A3, pea_aphid_22Mar2018_4r6ur, whole genome shotgun sequence encodes:
- the LOC107885925 gene encoding uncharacterized protein LOC107885925 yields the protein MPSLDSLLDFVSRRCKILENIGTTADKVEQNVKVVAKKGKGGAPGKYSLATTSSGVKCIFCEQDHPLYRCGAFKQKSVAARRKFVSGNSVCFICLKSGHAAKSCTSGFKCRSCSGKHSTLLHIDYAKPASSVSHEDAECSTEGAESVEKKTTATENQVKFSGTARTEATVILGTAIVRMRDNVGKLQTVRVLLDSGSQISAITSQCATRLGLRHTKSRIEVTGLSQQRVTKVKGVTQCQFIPLHAEGPQFCATSVVILTHITMQLPSDRIPSAVRERYHHLLLADPEFDVPGPIDMLLGSDLYPHLLPSKADIIHSMGLPSAMNTHLGWIVVGALNGTSTSPMVSLSAVSTPEIGRLIQKFWSVEEPDVPNSLSTEDEQCEVWFRKSTIRDASGRFVVSLPFQSTVRALTEMSTSQTAVVQGGSPEDLGSSRALALNRLYNL from the coding sequence ATGCCGTCATTGGATAGCTTGTTGGATTTTGTTTCTCGACGgtgtaaaatattagaaaacatcGGGACTACTGCGGATAAAGTAGAACAAAATGTCAAGGTTGTAGCTAAGAAAGGCAAGGGTGGTGCACCCGGGAAATATTCACTAGCTACGACTTCGAGCGGTGTAAAGTGCATATTTTGTGAACAAGATCACCCACTTTATCGTTGTGGAGCATTTAAACAAAAATCGGTCGCTGCAAGAAGGAAGTTTGTCAGCGGTAACAGTGTGTGCTTCATATGCTTAAAGTCAGGACACGCAGCGAAATCGTGTACGTCAGGTTTTAAGTGCCGGAGTTGTAGTGGCAAACATAGCACATTATTACATATAGACTACGCGAAGCCAGCGTCGTCAGTATCGCACGAAGACGCCGAATGTTCGACAGAGGGAGCGGAGTCGGTGGAAAAAAAGACAACTGCAACTGAAAATCAAGTCAAGTTCTCGGGCACTGCGCGTACTGAAGCCACTGTTATTTTAGGTACAGCTATTGTGCGCATGCGGGATAACGTGGGAAAATTACAAACGGTACGCGTTCTTTTAGACAGTGGTTCCCAAATTTCGGCGATCACTTCACAATGTGCCACTCGTCTTGGTTTAAGGCATACGAAGAGCAGAATAGAGGTGACAGGACTCTCTCAACAACGAGTAACTAAAGTAAAAGGTGTCACTCAATGCCAATTTATTCCGCTTCACGCGGAAGGTCCGCAGTTTTGTGCTACTAGCGTCGTCATTTTGACGCATATCACCATGCAGTTACCTAGCGATAGAATACCTTCGGCGGTGCGTGAGCGGTATCACCACCTGTTGCTGGCTGATCCGGAGTTCGACGTACCCGGACCGATCGATATGTTGTTAGGAAGCGACTTGTATCCACATTTGTTACCGTCAAAGGCCGATATTATTCACAGTATGGGTCTGCCGTCAGCCATGAATACTCACCTTGGATGGATTGTGGTAGGAGCATTAAATGGAACTTCAACGTCGCCCATGGTGTCATTATCTGCAGTATCGACGCCAGAAATCGGAagattaatacaaaaattttgGTCTGTGGAAGAACCAGATGTGCCGAACAGTTTGTCAACGGAAGACGAGCAATGTGAGGTATGGTTCCGGAAATCAACTATTAGAGACGCATCCGGACGGTTTGTAGTATCATTACCGTTTCAGTCGACGGTGCGCGCTCTTACAGAGATGTCAACAAGTCAGACGGCGGTAGTTCAAGGCGGGAGCCCGGAAGATTTAGGTTCCTCGCGCGCTTTAGCATTGAATcgtctgtataatttataa